The following proteins are co-located in the Trichormus variabilis 0441 genome:
- a CDS encoding HAMP domain-containing protein, whose protein sequence is MKYFRRLFYPPAWPIAAKISVALVCAVLVPMIFTAYYNLQQSLNSVEAGEYHKLELLASSSASRLDQLIIDYHRVVAQISSDRHVVDFLSATTPENRKAQGHNLQQTIHNVLRSHPNLDVVLLMDKNGRCLAATDSQFIGENYSHIQGNFYGSSTLLGEASQNPGMFFSQPVRSPHGEIIGLTVIKIRQADIWVIINALQLLGSQNYVFVIDQQGTIISHPDPSVVNHSPNIPELGVMVKAKQPGHATYHLPKSHISQIVGFAPLATQPWVLGVSQPNAEFTAPLHRLIWLNSSSVVIVGGITAIIALLSGLSISRPIHALTAAAQALEDDNFDADVVELHQSLAELGHREDDIGQLVRVFSEMAEEVRLRDQRLKMQVQELRIEIDQTKRANYVAEITENEHFRHLQQTIQKLKQQEITTHETEKEYYQRLQIQVQSLKERSLNSKNQPLTEPTEHT, encoded by the coding sequence ATGAAGTATTTCCGGCGGTTATTTTATCCACCTGCTTGGCCGATCGCTGCCAAAATTTCGGTAGCCTTGGTCTGTGCTGTGCTAGTACCAATGATTTTTACGGCTTACTACAACCTACAACAAAGTTTAAACAGTGTAGAAGCTGGCGAATATCACAAACTAGAACTGCTAGCTAGTAGCAGCGCCAGTCGTCTTGACCAATTAATTATTGATTATCATCGGGTAGTTGCTCAAATCAGTAGCGATCGCCATGTAGTAGATTTTCTCTCAGCTACCACACCGGAAAACCGCAAAGCCCAAGGCCACAACCTACAACAGACCATCCACAATGTCCTCCGTTCCCATCCCAACTTGGATGTTGTGTTACTGATGGATAAAAATGGTCGATGTCTGGCTGCAACAGACTCTCAATTTATTGGTGAAAACTATTCCCACATCCAAGGTAACTTTTATGGGTCTAGTACTTTACTTGGTGAAGCCAGTCAAAATCCGGGTATGTTCTTTTCCCAACCTGTACGCTCGCCTCATGGGGAAATTATCGGACTGACCGTCATCAAGATTCGCCAAGCAGATATCTGGGTAATTATCAATGCTTTGCAACTATTAGGCTCCCAGAATTACGTCTTTGTGATTGATCAACAAGGAACTATTATCAGTCATCCTGATCCGTCTGTGGTTAACCATAGCCCAAATATTCCTGAGTTAGGGGTGATGGTAAAAGCTAAACAACCAGGTCACGCCACCTATCATTTGCCCAAATCCCACATTTCCCAAATAGTCGGCTTTGCACCCTTGGCTACCCAACCTTGGGTACTAGGAGTTAGTCAACCCAATGCAGAGTTTACCGCGCCCTTGCATCGTCTGATCTGGCTCAATAGCAGTAGCGTGGTGATTGTCGGTGGAATTACCGCTATTATTGCTTTGCTGTCAGGGTTAAGTATTTCCCGCCCGATTCACGCCCTCACCGCCGCCGCCCAAGCATTGGAGGATGATAATTTTGATGCTGACGTAGTTGAGTTACACCAGAGTTTAGCGGAATTAGGTCATAGAGAAGATGATATCGGGCAATTAGTGCGAGTTTTTTCAGAAATGGCTGAAGAAGTCAGATTACGCGATCAACGGCTGAAAATGCAGGTTCAGGAACTACGGATTGAGATTGATCAAACCAAAAGAGCCAACTATGTAGCCGAAATCACCGAAAACGAACACTTTCGGCATCTACAACAAACAATTCAAAAACTCAAACAACAGGAAATAACCACTCATGAAACTGAAAAAGAGTACTACCAGCGATTACAAATTCAAGTTCAATCCCTAAAAGAGCGATCGCTCAACAGTAAAAATCAACCCTTAACAGAGCCAACAGAACATACATAA